The sequence AGCCGCCATTGCTGATGCCCAACCGCAGACACTGTCACCATCAATGCCTCCCCCGGTATCTTGTGTAGATACATTAATACCTAACAAGACTTTACTTTTACCATTACATATCGATCTTATCCATACATCAGCACATGCAGATGACTCCAAATAATGTACTGCAACAAGGGGGTCTTTACATGCCACATCCTCAGGCAGCAGGCATGGCTCAGCAACCAGGTACATTCGCCCAACGAGCACCATTCAGTACTCCACATCCGATGCAGGACCCGCGGCATCAACGACCTCAACAAGTCCACCCACAATCCACACAAGGGCTAATGGCCATGTGGCCTGTTGGAGCCACGAATGGCACGAATCCCATGCACAAGAATGCCAATCTTGGAGGGTTCAACAGCAGTTTACCCGCTTTAAATCCAGGAAATAATCCAGATAAACCTGAGAGTGGTGCCACACCTAAGTCCGATGTCCAATGAGGTTATGCCATCGTACGTGGTAGCGCAGATGAAGATAAAGCAAAATAAAAGGCTCAAAAGTGGTGGCGTCTGGTCGTTGATAATAGGCTCTCTACTGTAAAACTAGCAACATCTGGTTCCATTTTACTGTAGAGTTAGATGGTCTCTTATCATCTTTCCGAGACAGGACAGCTGTGTTTTTGGTTTACTTGTTTCGTCCTGGTTTTACTCATATTGTAAATAAAGGAAGACAAGCTGGTTTCATTGCTCCAATGTCTTTCGTTCGTTTTATATCGAAGAGCAAATCTACGTAAAGTTTTTGTGTTTGTGATGCATCTGCTTTTGAGCACTAAAACGTGGACTATTCATTCTTTCCGACCTTGTCTTTCGATTTAAGATTTTCCTTGTATCCTTGTATAGTTGTATTCAATCTTTCTGACCttgtttttattaatattttgtacaaaattttcttcattcgtaagaagaaaaaaaaaagaatttccTCGTATCCATTTCAAAATACAAAAATCCGTTATAAATTTAACAATGCgttgaatataaatatataattgaacaAGTTACTACACATGCATGTTGCATAATAGAGAAAATTAGAGTTTCTGATatataaatcagtaattatagACAACGGCAAGTCTTAActacatataataattttaaaatacgcGGTAAACTGCTtaccataaacattaaaaataatctgAAAAAATTAAGTATCATGAAAAAATGTcaggaaatttatttatttttaattattttttaaaataatatgacCTAATGCTGAGGGGGTAATTCCCcaaaataatgattaaaataataaatagtaaAAGAGTTTGTGGCGCGTTCTCAGTGAGATTCGGATCAGAACGATGAGGTGTGCACATGGTGAAGAAggataaaaacaataataacaaagGTCACAATTGTTGACATGTAATTGGCTTCGATTTAACACATAGCTCTCTGCGTGTCCTCTTCATTAGAGATTTAATTGTATTTATGAAATCTAATTAAATAAAGTCAAGATAGTTGGTTCGGTGCAAGATGTTTTTGATACGtataacatatttatatatgtgataCAGATTCACTtaattcatatttacaataaaaaaataacgtaaaaaaaaatatataaaatatggtCGAATTTTATACATGTGACTATTTaataagaatttttataataatatttgtttttaatttcgcACAGATTGGGGAACATTTGCACATGCAAATTACTTCGTTAACTCAAAATTTTGCACCCAGAAATAAAAGTCGATTAACACAAACGTTATTCTATTAATCAAACAAtttatgttaagattgagacttgtaTCTGAATCAACTCCAAAAACTAGTTCAAG comes from Primulina huaijiensis isolate GDHJ02 chromosome 5, ASM1229523v2, whole genome shotgun sequence and encodes:
- the LOC140977043 gene encoding GRF1-interacting factor 3-like isoform X2, with the protein product MQQPGPMFQVTPSFPSTNITTEQIQKYLDENKKLILAILDNQNLGKLAECAQYQAQLQKNLMYLAAIADAQPQTLSPSMPPPMTPNNVLQQGGLYMPHPQAAGMAQQPGTFAQRAPFSTPHPMQDPRHQRPQQVHPQSTQGLMAMWPVGATNGTNPMHKNANLGGFNSSLPALNPGNNPDKPESGATPKSDVQ
- the LOC140977043 gene encoding GRF1-interacting factor 3-like isoform X1; amino-acid sequence: MQQPGPMFQVTPSFPSTNITTEQIQKYLDENKKLILAILDNQNLGKLAECAQYQAQLQKNLMYLAAIADAQPQTLSPSMPPPHMQMTPNNVLQQGGLYMPHPQAAGMAQQPGTFAQRAPFSTPHPMQDPRHQRPQQVHPQSTQGLMAMWPVGATNGTNPMHKNANLGGFNSSLPALNPGNNPDKPESGATPKSDVQ